The genomic DNA TAGTAAATATCGGTGCGTGGGCGATGGCTGACCGTTTTGACTTTCCGAGTTTCGATTTTGTCCAATTCGTCGTAGATCCCCACCAAGCTCTTCCGATCGGCGGCAAAAAAGTAAGACCCGCCGGTGGCCGATGCGACGTCGCGGAGCGCTTGTTCGTCCAGTACATCCTCGCCGACCGTCGTCGGATCGCCGATCGCGACGGTATGGATGTGGATGTCGCGTTGCGCCGCGACGCGTGCCGCTTCGATCGGCGGAATCTTGCGCTTGGTGTCGTTTCCATCGGTCAGCGCGATGATCGTCTTCGCCTGCGCATCGCTCTCGTCAAACAAACCAACTCCCAAGCCGATGGCGTCTCCCAACGCAGTCCGCGGCCCCGCCATGCCGACTTGGCATTCGTCCAACAAGCGACGCGATAACTCGAGGTCGGTCGAAAACGGAGCTTGCAAATAAGCCGCGTCGCCGAAGACGACTAACCCGACGCGATCTCCCTGACGCCGGTCGAGAAACTCTCCCAGCACCTCTTTGACCGCCGCCAGCCGATCGACTTTCTGACCGCTCTTATTCGTAAAATCTTTTTGGTCCATCGATCCCGACAGATCGACTAACAGCAGTAGATCGCGCGTTGGCAGTTCCTTGGTGATCGGCGGCTCGATCCACTGCGGCCGCGCCGCGGCGGCGAGGACCAGCGTCCAGAGAATCGCTGGCAGAATCCAACGCGTCGGCGCTGCAGCAGCGATCACGGCAACGGGACTGCGGCCTATCGCTTCGGCAAGGCGATTGCCAAAGGGAACACGTACCGATACCTGTTGTGACTGGCGTGGCGGCAGCAACGCGCGCAACAACCACGGCAGGGGAAACAGCAGGAAAACCCAGAGGTAGTCGAAGGTCAGCATCCGTGGCGGTCCTCCGGCAATGAGTTCGTGGCGGCCGGAATCTCATGCGTTTGAATCCAGCCGCTGGCGTATTCCCGCAGCGAATTCAGTTCGTCGGTCGTTTCCGATTTGCGATAGATCGCCGATGCCAATTGCTCGCGGACCTGGGGCGGCATCGGCAGTGGAGCGGCTTCGGATAACCAAGTCGCCCAACGATCACCGACGAGATCGGCGATCTCGCCACGCGGTTGGATCGCCAGCGCGGTTCGTCGCAAGACCTCCGATACGGCAGCCGCCGAATCGGCCGACTGCAACTCCTGCAATGCCGCCCGCCGATAGCGATTCGCTTGCCAATGACGCCACGAACGATAAGCGATCGCCAACACGCCTGCGGCGACCAGGATCATCACGGCGTACCAGCCCGGAGCCGGCGGCCACCAAGGGACCTCTGGCGGAACGACGATATCGTGCAAACGGTCTAGGCTAGTTGCGTCGTCCATCGTTACCGTGATTGATTGCCAAAGAGGGACCTAATTTGCGGAGCGACGGGCAAGGCGGTGGAGATCGGCAACACCGGGACTCGCAAGCCGTGAAAGATCTCTTTCCAATGATCCAGCAGCCGTTGAAACGTGGCTTGGAACTCGTCCCGAAAACCGGGGCTTTTCGATATTTCCCAAACTCGACCGCGATCATGGGCCAGCATTCCTGGAGCCCCGTTGATCGAGATCCCCAGCGGATCGTAGACCGCCACGATTAAGACATCGTTGTGTGCCGCCAACCGGCTGGTCAGTTGTTGCGTCTGGTCGTCGGCACCGTCCAGATCGCTGATCACGACGACCAAATGATCGTGCTTCACAACCTGCAGCGCATGTTCCAGAACGGCGTTCAGTTGGATCGATTGATCGACCGCAGCGGTTTCGTTTTGCTTGGCGCTCGGATCGGCGAGCTGACCGTTCAATCGGACGACTTGGTGGAACAATTGCAGCACGCGATTTTGGCTGCGATGCGGACGCACCTCGGCGATCTCGTGGTCGTTGAATACCAGACCGCCGACGCGATCGCCACTGTCCAAGGCCCGCCAAGATCCCAGCGCCGCGACCTCTGCAGCCGCGACCGACTTCATCGCCCGGCGGCTGCCAAAAAACATCGGCGACCGTTGATCGACGACCATCAAAACGGGGCGCTCGCGTTCTTCGGAATAGACGCGGACGTGGGGCGATCGCAGCCGTGCTGTCGCTTTCCAGTCCATCAACCGGATGTCGTCCCCTTGGTGATAATGACGCAGTTCTTCGAACATCAGCCCCCGTCCGCGCAGCCGCGAAGCGTGCCGACCGGCCAGCAGCGAACCGACTGGCTGGCGAGGCGTCAGCGAAAAGCCGCGCGCATCGGCTTTGAGCATCATCAAGTCTTCGAGCGTAATCGTCACCTGGGCTTTCATCGGCTGGCTCACACAGGGACGACGTTCTTCAACAGTTCTTCGATCACTTCGCCCCGCGTGACCCCCGCCGCTTCGGCTTCGTAGGTCAAGTGGATGCGATGCGCCAAGCAGGCGGCGGCGACGGCGCGGATGTTGTCGGGCGAGACGAAATCCTGCCCCTGCAACCAAGCGTGGGCTCGCGCTGCGGCGTCCAGTGCCAACGTTCCCCGCGGGCTCGCTCCCAATCGAATCCATCGCGCCAGTTGATCGCCGTACTGTTTCGGATTCCGCGTGGCGAGGATCAGGTCGACGATATACTTCTCCGCCGGCTCGGCGACGTGCACCGCATAGACCTCTTTTCTGGCGGCGAAGATCACCTCTTGCGACAGCGGTGCGATCGGCTCAGCCGCTGCACCCGACTTCTCGCCACGGACCAGCCGCAGAATCGCGGTTTCGTTTTCGCCGACCGGGTAATCGACGCGAACGTATAACAGGAAGCGGTCCATCTGAGCTTCGGGCAACGGGTACGTTCCCTCTTGCTCGATCGGGTTTTGCGTCGCCAGGACGAGGAACAACTCGGGCAACGCGTGCGTCTTGGCAGCGACCGTCACCTGGCGTTCTTCCATCGCTTCGAGCAGCGCCGATTGAACCTTTGCCGGAGCCCGGTTGATCTCATCGGCGAGGATCAGATTGCCGAAGATCGGCCCAGGTTGGAACTCAAACGATCCATCCTGCTCGCGGTAGATCTCCGATCCGGTGACGTCCGACGGCAGCAGGTCGGGAGTGAATTGGACGCGGCCGAAATCGCTTTCGACAAGCTTCGACAACGTCTTGACCGACCGCGTCTTTGCCGTGCCGGGAAAACCTTCCATCAGCACATGCCCGTCGGCCAACAGCGCGATCAGGATCCGCTCCACCACCTCTTGCTGGCCGATCACCGCCGCATTCATGGCGGCGGAAATTTTCAAGATTGCCTCGCGCGGCTCCATCACTCACTCCATGCTTTTCCAGAGAATTCACCGCCAGCGCCCCGAAGAGACGTACTTCATTGGAGCGGCGTGTTTGCGCCTCGATTTTTGGGTCTTCGAGGTTGTCAGTTTAACGCCCCAACGTTCAACGAAGCGTAGTGGACGAGGTTACGAGTCCCAGCGATTTGGTCGGATGCAAAAGGACTCGTAACCTCGTCCACTACATCCCGTCGCTAGTTCTTTCGACGGTCCGAGGATCCTTCGTTGAACCGTATTGAGTTTAACGCCCCACCGCCTGGTGGCTACAACGACAGAACAATTTATCGATATGGATTTTCCATCGATGACGAGTCGTGTTCCATGTGGGATCGACCACGTAGTGTGGCCTACCTATCGCGCGTTGCCGGATGTCTCGAGTTCAATCTTCTCCGGAACATCGTCCATTCCCCAGTATCGATGCTCGATTCCGGTCTCATGCACCGTCACGATGCGAAAGCCCGACGGGTCCTTCCCTAGCGGACGGCCGACGGGACCGGTGGTGATCATTTCCATCGATCCGGCGGTGCCGTAGGCGTTGCGGTGGTAGTGTCCGGCAAAGACCGCGCGGACATCGGCCTGCTTCAGCTGGGCCAGCAAAGGCGTTCGCCGCTGCAGCGGAATGTTGAAGTATTGATCGGGCTCATCCTCTTCCGCCAGAAACAGCGGATGATGTTGAAACATCAGGATGTGTTTCGCCTCTGCCGCGTTCGCTTCTTGCAGTTGTTGCTGGAGCCACGTTTGCTGAGCGGCCAAGACCTCGGGGGCCCCTTCGGGATCTTTGAGGACGCTGGAGTTGAGGACGATGTTGCAGACGCCGCCGACCCAAAACGAAAAATAGTCGTCACCAAAGTTTTCCTTGTAACGGGCGATCGATTCAGCAGTAGGTCGGTTGCCGACGTCGTGATTCCCACACACACAGACCAACGGGATCTCCGCATCGACTTCGGAAAAGTCGCGATGGTACTGCGCGACTTGTTCGCGATAACGCGGATGCTCTGGCGTCGCATTTGTCAGATCGCCACAGACGATCACAAACCGCGGCCGCAGGCGGTTGATATGCTCGACCGCCCGGCGCACCAGATCGACTTCTTGATCGAACCCCTTGTTGCCACTGAAGAAGCCGTACTGCGTATCGGCCATTTGCATGAAGAAGAAGGGCCGCTGCCACGTCTGTTCGTGCTGGCGGTCGAAGGCCTTAAACGTTCGATCGGCCGCCTGTTGGAAGCGGGCATTGGGGACACCGGCTGGTTCCTGTGCCGAGCAGAGACTCGTCAACGATGAAACTAGCCACAGGATCAAGATAGGAAACTTGGATTGCATTGCATTTCATCGGGTGAATGGGAGGCTCGGAAGCAGGCCAAGCGTCGCGTCCATTCGCCGCCGAGCTACAAACGCCCAACCCAAATTCGGCGACCTAGCCAAGTGAAGTGGCTTGCGACCGCACCCGCAACGCTTTGCCGGCTGGCGTTTTACGCCAACGGGTTGCCGATTCTACGGCAACGTTCCCACATGGGCAAACCGTTCCCGGATCCTCTTCCATACCCGACCGATCAATCCCCAACCAGCTCTGGAAAAACCTCTTCGTCGAGGTTCATGCGTTTGACCAGAGTACGAACCCGCACCAGAAAGTCGCTCTTGTAATTAGCGACTTGTTGTTCGTTGAGATTCAATTCCTCGGCGACTTGTTTGTTGCCGACGCCGCGGACAAACAGTAGTTCCAGACATCGCAGCTTCTTCCAATCGCCGCGTTGTTTCCAATGTTTGATTTGCGATTCGAGAGCCTCCCGAACCGCTGTCTCCTCCAGATTCCGCCGCTCGCCGCTGCGGGCGATCGAGCTGGCCGGGCGAGCGGTCCCGGCGAGATCCCACGATCCCTGCGATCCGGTGGCGGAGAAGGAGATCGCCGGTCGACGCCCCTCGCGACGCAAGTGGTCGGTCAATTTGTAGGCGCAGATCGAAAACAGATAACTCTCCAACGGCCGCGCCCCGTCGTAGTTCGGCAGGCTGGTCAGGAAGCCGATAAAGGCTTCCTGCACGATGTCTTCGCTGGCCGCCCGGTTCCGGATCCGACTCTCCGCAAACGCCAACAACCGGCCTTCGTAGCGATCGATCAGATCCTCCCACGCCCGCTGGTCTCCCTCGCGAATGCGACTCACGAGCAGCGAATTGGCTTGGGTTTCGGACATCATCAAACTTAGGTTTTAGGATCGAAGGAAGAGTAGGGCGTTGCGGCGAATCGTTCGACAATCGCGATGCCGTGCGGCGACGGTTTTATGCCAACGCGGTTTTGTCGTCGTGTCCTACTTTGGACCGCGGCGAGATCGATTTTAGCAGCACCGTCAGTCCCGACAGCCCCACCAAAGCCAAGGCAGCCAACACGCCGAGCCCTTTCAAACGTTGGCCAACTTCCAAAGCCTGCCATTGTTGCGTGATCTCGGAATGGAAGTCGTCGTCCAAAACCAGGACGCTCGCGTGTTGGAACATCTCGCCGGTGCTGGTCGTCAGTTTGCCGTTGTAGGTCCGATCGGGATCGACCAGCCCCGACGCGATCTGTTCGGCCGGCACGGCGATCTTTTCGCCCGCTCCGGGAAAACCGAGGGCTTGATCGATGTAAGCGATCAACGCGATCTTCTGCTGTTGCAGCAGGCTCTCGCGACTCGAATCGGCCGACAAACTAGGAACCGATTGGACGACCAGTTCAGCCCAGTCGTCGCCGATCTTATCGGGT from Rosistilla carotiformis includes the following:
- a CDS encoding RNA polymerase sigma factor, whose protein sequence is MMSETQANSLLVSRIREGDQRAWEDLIDRYEGRLLAFAESRIRNRAASEDIVQEAFIGFLTSLPNYDGARPLESYLFSICAYKLTDHLRREGRRPAISFSATGSQGSWDLAGTARPASSIARSGERRNLEETAVREALESQIKHWKQRGDWKKLRCLELLFVRGVGNKQVAEELNLNEQQVANYKSDFLVRVRTLVKRMNLDEEVFPELVGD
- a CDS encoding metallophosphoesterase, whose amino-acid sequence is MQSKFPILILWLVSSLTSLCSAQEPAGVPNARFQQAADRTFKAFDRQHEQTWQRPFFFMQMADTQYGFFSGNKGFDQEVDLVRRAVEHINRLRPRFVIVCGDLTNATPEHPRYREQVAQYHRDFSEVDAEIPLVCVCGNHDVGNRPTAESIARYKENFGDDYFSFWVGGVCNIVLNSSVLKDPEGAPEVLAAQQTWLQQQLQEANAAEAKHILMFQHHPLFLAEEDEPDQYFNIPLQRRTPLLAQLKQADVRAVFAGHYHRNAYGTAGSMEMITTGPVGRPLGKDPSGFRIVTVHETGIEHRYWGMDDVPEKIELETSGNAR
- a CDS encoding DUF4381 domain-containing protein, which translates into the protein MDDATSLDRLHDIVVPPEVPWWPPAPGWYAVMILVAAGVLAIAYRSWRHWQANRYRRAALQELQSADSAAAVSEVLRRTALAIQPRGEIADLVGDRWATWLSEAAPLPMPPQVREQLASAIYRKSETTDELNSLREYASGWIQTHEIPAATNSLPEDRHGC
- a CDS encoding VWA domain-containing protein, whose product is MLTFDYLWVFLLFPLPWLLRALLPPRQSQQVSVRVPFGNRLAEAIGRSPVAVIAAAAPTRWILPAILWTLVLAAAARPQWIEPPITKELPTRDLLLLVDLSGSMDQKDFTNKSGQKVDRLAAVKEVLGEFLDRRQGDRVGLVVFGDAAYLQAPFSTDLELSRRLLDECQVGMAGPRTALGDAIGLGVGLFDESDAQAKTIIALTDGNDTKRKIPPIEAARVAAQRDIHIHTVAIGDPTTVGEDVLDEQALRDVASATGGSYFFAADRKSLVGIYDELDKIETRKVKTVSHRPRTDIYYVPLAAWLLLSMASKFAAALSRRTPPELAAQTTRVHVNPITGSLEVDG
- a CDS encoding AAA family ATPase encodes the protein MEPREAILKISAAMNAAVIGQQEVVERILIALLADGHVLMEGFPGTAKTRSVKTLSKLVESDFGRVQFTPDLLPSDVTGSEIYREQDGSFEFQPGPIFGNLILADEINRAPAKVQSALLEAMEERQVTVAAKTHALPELFLVLATQNPIEQEGTYPLPEAQMDRFLLYVRVDYPVGENETAILRLVRGEKSGAAAEPIAPLSQEVIFAARKEVYAVHVAEPAEKYIVDLILATRNPKQYGDQLARWIRLGASPRGTLALDAAARAHAWLQGQDFVSPDNIRAVAAACLAHRIHLTYEAEAAGVTRGEVIEELLKNVVPV
- a CDS encoding DUF58 domain-containing protein, with translation MTITLEDLMMLKADARGFSLTPRQPVGSLLAGRHASRLRGRGLMFEELRHYHQGDDIRLMDWKATARLRSPHVRVYSEERERPVLMVVDQRSPMFFGSRRAMKSVAAAEVAALGSWRALDSGDRVGGLVFNDHEIAEVRPHRSQNRVLQLFHQVVRLNGQLADPSAKQNETAAVDQSIQLNAVLEHALQVVKHDHLVVVISDLDGADDQTQQLTSRLAAHNDVLIVAVYDPLGISINGAPGMLAHDRGRVWEISKSPGFRDEFQATFQRLLDHWKEIFHGLRVPVLPISTALPVAPQIRSLFGNQSR